Proteins from a genomic interval of Fusarium oxysporum Fo47 chromosome I, complete sequence:
- a CDS encoding cytochrome P450 — MGNAQSPLDFVSNRWPIIVTALFACLVAAIGPRVVNALRLWTIPTIGEELGSTEKRRQAYLAGARKLYSAGYQKFKDGVFLITTSRTSPTIVISPDFLPELKKLPDATLSMEAAVDESMETKYTKIETSVPIIPHTIKGELTPSLSRLSLTIASEVRDSLNLTMPPCDDWTEVNIHHALLRIVGMVSGRMFIGPELCRSEQYLDAAINYTMEVMGAQRAVQNMRPWLRPFRAQSLPEVKKLYQRIAEAEAFLEPVVKTRTDAMNDPTYEKPDDFLQWLIDGKDKFPDKNSQNLAKVQLGLTFAAVHTTTLTATNAFYDLAALPDLQIELRDEVREALAQSGGKFTSNVLQSMKKMDSFLKETLRVHPATMASFQRKVLKTFTLSSGQVIPAGVTIEIPAVAVSSDSNVFPQADKFDPLRFYKLRTEAKDGGSVEKAANNQFVSVNQSSLTFGYGRHACPGRFFAANEIKMILAHALLQYDVKNAGGATERYPNMEFAHMSIPDPSKKLRFKSVEV; from the exons ATGGGCAATGCGCAATCCCCCCTCGATTTTGTATCCAACCGATGGCCAATTATCGTCACTGCTCTATTTGCCTGCTTAGTTGCCGCTATAGGTCCCAGAGTTGTTAACGCTTTGCGACTATGGACTATCCCCACCATTGGTGAGGAGCTTGGTAGCACAGAAAAGCGAAGACAAGCGTACTTGGCTGGAGCCAGGAAATTGTACTCGGCAGGGTACCAAAAG TTCAAAGATGGTGTTTTCCTGATAACTACATCGCGAA CTTCTCCGACTATCGTCATCTCACCTGACTTTCTCCCTGAGCTCAAGAAACTGCCTGATGCTACTCTAAGTATGGAGGCTGCCGTTGATGAG TCAATGGAGACCAAGtacaccaagatcgagacgTCAGTACCCATCATTCCGCACACCATCAAAGGAGAATTGACACCATCGCTAT CTCGACTGAGTTTGACTATCGCAAGCGAAGTTAGAGATTCATTGAATCTTACCATGCCACCATGCGACGACTGGACAGAGGTCAACATCCATCACGCTCTCCTTCGTATCGTCGGTATGGTATCAGGTCGCATGTTTATCGGCCCTGAGCTTTGTCGCTCCGAGCAATACCTTGATGCAGCCATCAACTACACCATGGAAGTCATGGGTGCCCAGCGTGCCGTGCAGAACATGCGGCCTTGGTTACGTCCTTTCCGAGCCCAAAGCCTTCCCGAGGTAAAGAAGCTGTATCAGCGAATcgcagaagctgaagctttCCTTGAGCCTGTGGTCAAAACCAGAACCGACGCAATGAATGATCCGACTTATGAGAAGCCGGATGATTTCTTGCAGTGGCTCATCGACGGAAAGGACAAGTTCCCTGACAAGAATAGCCAGAACCTCGCCAAGGTTCAGTTGGGTCTTACTTTTGCAGCGGTTCACACCACGACGCTGACAGCCACAAATGC ATTCTACGACTTGGCGGCTCTGCCAGACCTGCAGATAGAACTTCGAGATGAGGTCCGTGAAGCATTAGCGCAGAGCGGTGGCAAGTTTACGAGTAACGTCCTGCAGTccatgaagaagatggataGTTTTCTCAAGGAGACACTTCGAGTCCACCCTGCGACGATGG CCTCCTTCCAACGTAAAGTTCTGAAAACATTCACCCTATCCAGCGGCCAGGTCATCCCAGCTGGCGTGACAATAGAGATACCTGCTGTCGCAGTCAGCTCCGACTCCAATGTCTTCCCACAAGCCGATAAATTCGACCCATTGAGATTTTACAAGCTTCGCACTGAAGCCAAGGACGGCGGTTCAGTTGAGAAGGCGGCAAACAACCAGTTTGTCAGTGTCAACCAGAGCAGCTTGACTTTTGGCTATGGTCGACACGCATGCCCTGGAAGATTCTTTGCTGCAAacgagatcaagatgatTTTGGCCCATGCATTGCTGCAGTATGATGTCAAGAATGCGGGCGGTGCTACTGAAAGATATCCTAACATGGAGTTTGCTCATATG TCTATTCCGGATCCTTCCAAGAAGCTCCGGTTCAAATCGGTTGAGGTATGA
- a CDS encoding RTA1 like protein-domain-containing protein — protein MPELKKYLGEVYLWQYVPSLVGSIIFTLLFTLATVAVGYKMHKSKTRFCLLFFFGGVCEVLGYFFRALCWNATDSLPLNIMQALFLLLPPVFFAATLYMVYSRLVRAIGGESCSLISVRWTTRLFVLGDFLTFNIQGNGGGLLANADLVHIGNIIVITGLIAQILLFLAFVACCVVFHRRFRVHLGHTSIPVAIRWKAYLNMLYFTSAFILVRNIFRVVEFAMDKEGYLQQKEWPTFVFDSILMLLVMVAFYVRYPDDLQPHSRDSATELVPKDEPRSGETGASNQMEYR, from the exons ATGCCCGAGCTAAAGAAGTATTTGGGTGAAGTCTACCTATGGCAATACGTCCCCAGTCTTGTCGGATCAATCATTTTCACCCTTCTCTTCACCCTCGCAACAGTAGCCGTTGGCTATAAAATGCACAAGTCCAAAACACGCTtctgtcttctcttcttcttcggcggtGTCT GCGAAGTACTCGGCTACTTCTTCCGAGCTCTATGCTGGAACGCCACCGACTCCCTCCCTCTCAACATCATGCAAGccctctttctcctcctgcCACCCGTCTTCTTCGCAGCGACACTATACATGGTCTACTCTCGTCTGGTCAGAGCTATAGGCGGAGAGAGCTGTTCTCTTATCTCTGTTCGCTGGACGACTCGACTTTTTGTCCTTGGAGATTTTCTCACGTTCAATATCCAGGGAAATGGAGGTGGTCTTCTCGCCAATGCGGATCTTGTCCACATTGGAAACATCATAGTGATTACCGGCCTTATCGCGCAGATTCTACTCTTCCTCGCTTTCGTAGCCTGCTGCGTTGTCTTTCATCGACGATTCAGGGTTCATTTGGGGCATACTAGCATCCCTGTTGCGATCCGTTGGAAGGCATATCTAAACATGCTTTACTTCACATCAGCCTTCATTCTTGTACGAAACATCTTTCGAGTTGTCGAGTTCGCTATGGATAAGGAGGGATATTTGCAGCAGAAGGAGTGGCCGACTTTTGTATTTGACTCCATTTTGATGCTGCTGGTTATGGTTGCGTTTTATGTGAGATATCCTGATGATCTTCAGCCGCATTCGAGAGACTCGGCAACGGAGCTTGTGCCGAAGGATGAGCCTCGATCTGGAGAAACTGGCGCTTCGAATCAGATGGAGTACAGATAG